The Eggerthella guodeyinii sequence GGGGCACCTTGCGGGCGGCGCGTTGGCCGAGGAGCTGTGACCAGGAACGACGCATATCGTACCCCGTTTGCATGACACGGGCGGATGCGGCGATGCGTACAAAATCATGCGTCTGCACGATAGGCGCGCCGCCGGTTTTGGGGCATGCTGGGCCTCGTTGAAACCGGCGGCGACTCCCCAGCGAGGCGCGCGCCACCGACACGCTGTAGGAGGCGCACATGAAAATCTTAGGCATGGGGGTTCCCGAGCTCCTCATCATCCTCGCCGTCATTCTGCTCATCTTCGGCCCCAAGAACCTTCCGAAGCTCGGCGCGTCGGTGGGCAAGACCGTGAAGAGCCTGCGCGAGGGCCTCGGCGGCGGCGAGAAGCTCGTCGAAGCCGACGACGAGGAAGAGCTCGTCGAAGAAGTCGTGGAGGAGGCAGCTCCCGCCGCCGCTCCCAAGAAGACCGTCAAAGTGGCCAAGAAGGCCGAGAAGGTCGCATAACCTACCTACCCTTCCCTTATACGGGCGCGAACCCTCCCTCCCCGCGCCCGCAACCGCCCGCGGCATCCGTGCCGCGGGCGGTTGCGCATTTTGAGGAGGGTGCGGCGAAAGGCGGGAAGCGGGCGCGCAACTCCGCTATGATGGGGGCATCAATCACAACGCGAAGGGGGAGCACGTGCGATTCGGCTTGCGCGCCGACAGGAAGGGCGATTCGCGGTCCCTTTGGGTGATCGGCGGCTTCGTCTGCAACGAGGGGTTCGTGTTCTCGCTGTTCTACATGGGCGAGAACCGCGCCTTCGGCGACGGGCCGTTCGCCTTCGAGCGCGCCGACCTCCTCGGCACGCTGCTGTGCATGCTGCTCGCGTTCGCCCTGTTGCGCCTCGCCTCGCCGCGGGCGCGCGACGCGCTGCTGTCGCGGCCGCTCGTGTGGTGCTACGCCGGGCTGCTCGTGCTGGGCTCGCTCATGCCGGTCATCGCGGGCGACGGCAATCACGGCATCGTGCTGGAAAGCCTGCTCGTGGGCGTGCCGGCGGGCCTCATGCTGGCCGCGTGGGGCCGCGCGCTCGGCCGCCGGCCGGTGGGCGACTCGGTGCCCGAGGTGTTCGTCGCCGCGGCCGTGGCGGCGGGCGTCTGCCTGGTCATGGCCGCGATCCCCGTCCCCCAAGCGCTGTTCGCGCTCAAGCTGCTGCCCCTCGGCAGCGCGCTGGCCCTGCGCGGCCTGCTGCCCGCGCGCGCCGCCTCGAGCGACGCCGGCTCCGAGGGCGGGTCGCTGTCGTTCGGCGACCTGCTGGCCACGAAGGAGCAGCGCGACGAGACGGCGCGGCTCTCGAAGAAGATCATCGCCGGCACCGCGCTGTTCGGCCTGGGCGCCGGCTTCATGGAGACGTTCGGCTCCGACCCCGGCATGGCCTCGACGCCCACGGTGATCGCCAGCCTGCTGCTGCTCATCCTGTTCTGCGTCGCGGCGCTGCAGCTGCTGGCGGCCGGAGGGCTGGGCAAGGGGGGCGCGGCGCCCGGGGGCGAGCGCAAGGCGGGCGCCGCCGTGGACGGCCCGCTCGACGGCGTGTACCGGCTGGCCGTGCTCGTGATGATGGCCGGCTTCCTGTTCGTGCCCGTCCTGGGGTCGTTCGGCGTGCCGGGCGAGGCCATCGTGCTGGCGGGCTACCTGGGGCTCACCTTCGTGCTCGTGTCGCTGTTCCTCGTCATGGCGAAGATCACGGGGCAGGACGCCGCCGTGTCGTTCGCGCGCGGGTTCGCCGCGCTGTACGCGGGCGAGATGGCGGGCATCGCCTGCGGCAACGGCATCGAGCTCTTGGAGCCGGCCGGGCAGGTGCCCTACGCCGTGGCCGCGTTCGCCGGCCTCGCCGCGCTGTACGCGTACCTGTTCCTGTTCACCGAGCGCGACTTCCGCGCCCTGTCGGTCATCGTGCGCGACGCCGACCGCTTCGACGACGCGTGCCGCCTCATCGCCTCCACCTACGGCCTGTCGAAGCGCGAGGCCGAGATCCTGCCGCTCGCGCTCAAGGGACGCACGGGCGAGCGCATCGCCGCCGAGTTCTTCATCTCGAAGAGCACGGTGGACACGCACCTGCGGCGCATCTACGTGAAGACCGGCATGCACGGCCGCCAGGAGCTCATCGACCTGGGCGAGCGCACGGCGCGCGATCTGTCGCAGCGCGGCTGAGGAGGGTGCCGACATGGAGGGAAAACGTGCGAAGCGCGGGTTGAACAGGGTGGACGTCCAGGTGTGCATCATCGTCGCGGTGGTGGTGGCGCTGTCGTTCCTGTGCGTGTACGCGTTCAATTACAGCGTGACCTACCACGAGATGATCGACACCCTGAAAGAGCGCTCCGACAGCATCGAGCACTACGTGGAGGACGCGCTCGACAAGGCCACGTTCTCGGGCATCGACTCGGCCGAGGACATGGACGACGAGTCGTACCGCTCGATGAAGAAGGCGCTCGAGGCCGTGAAGGAGGCCACCGGGGTGCGCTACCTGTACACGGCCAAGCGCACCGACGACGGCTCCTTCGTGTACGTGGTGGACGGCCTGTCGTCGAAAAGCGACGACTTCCGCGAGCCGGGCGACCCGATCGAGGAGGAGATCGTCCCCGACATGGAGCGCGCCCTCGGCGACGAGGTGGTGTACCCCGCCGACATCAAGGACACCGGCTGGGGATACGTCTTCGTGGCGTACTACCCCATCCACGAGGGCGACGAGGTGATCGGCGTCCTCGGCATCGAGTTCGACGCCCAGCGCCAGTACGAGACCTTCCGCATCGTGCGCCTCGGCACGCCGGCGATCGCCGTGGCGTTCTGCATGCTGGCCATCGTGATCGCGTTCTTCGCCTTCAGGCGCGTGTCGAACCCGTGGTACCGCGACATGGCGAACACCGACTACCTCACCGGGCTCAAGAACCGCAACGCCTTCGAGGTGGACGTCGCGAACTGGGAGCGCAGCGAGGGGCGCGCGTGCGCCGGCATCGTCTCGGCCGACCTCGACGGCCTGAAGGGCATGAACGACACGCGCGGCCACGCCGCGGGCGACGAGCTCATCAAGCGCGCGGCGGCCGTCCTGGCCGAGGCGTGCGCGGACGCGGGGGCGGTGTACCGCGTGGGCGGCGACGAGTTCGCGGCCTGCTACTTCGACCTCGACGAGGAGCGCGCGGCAGCCGTCGCCGAGCGCATCCGCGCAGCCTGCGCGCGGCACCGTGCGCAGGGGTTGCCGCTGTCGATGTCCGTCGGGTGGGCGCTGCGGCTGCCGGGGGAGCGCGTTGAGGACCTGCTGCTGCGCGCCGATCGGCGCATGTACGAGGAGAAGCAGCGCGCGAGGGCCGGGCGCTAGCGGGCGCTCCTGCGGGCGGCCCGCAGCGCGCGGAACTCCTGCGGGGTGGCGCCGAAGCGCTCCTTGAAGGCCTCCGAGAAGCTGCCCTGGCGCGCGAAGCCCAGCCGGGCGGCGATCTCGGCCATGCTGAGGTCGGTGTCGCCCAGGAGCTCGCAGGCGCGCTCCATGCGCAGGGTGCGCGCGTACTCCTGCGGCGTCATGCCCTCGGCCTGCTTGAACAGCCTCGTCAGCTTGCTCGCGCTCATGCAGGCGATGCGGCACAGCTCGCTTGAGGGCACGGCGCGGTCCAGGTGCTCGCGGATGTGGGCCCGCGTCAGGTTGAGCGCGCTGCGGTCGGCCGCGCGGATGGCGCTCGCCGCCCCGCGCGCGTTGGCCAGCGACCAGTCCAGCAGCATCGCCGCGGCCTCGGTGACCTTCGCCTCGTAGTAGGCCGGCGCGGTGATGGACGAGGGCCGCGCCCGCTTCATCTCGTCGAACACCATGTTGAGGCCGGGCACGTCCTGCATGCCGTCGAGCGAGGCGATGGCGCGGGAGAGCACGAGCGGGTCGCAGTGGCACGCCAGGCTCAGGCGCTGCAGGCCCTTCGGCAGCATGCAGATGCTCGTCACGTCGAGGCGCTCGTCGGCCTTCGTCACCTGCCCGTAGGGCTGCGACTTCCACGCGTAGCCCAGCAGCGTCCGGTCGGCGGGGTCGTCGGTGATGCCGAAGTAGGGCACCATGTTGCGGCCGTACGACCCGAAGCAGAACAGGTCGGGCGTCTGGCAGGTGAAGCCCACCTCCCGGTTGAACTGCAGGTCGAAGATCGCCACGGACAGGTCGTCGCCCAGCGGGTAGTACCAGTAGGTTCCCTGGCCGTAGCGCTCGTCGATCTCCCAGAGCATGCCCACGCGCCCGCGCTCGGCGGCCTCCACGCGCACGCCGTGCATGGAGGCGATCTGCGTCTCGTAGATGTCGTGGACGGTGAACGGGCCGTTCGACCCCAAGCCGTCCGCCAGCGAGGTGCGTTGCGCCAGGTAGGCCGCCCGCGAGCGCGCCGCGGGGTCGCCCCCGACGCCGATCAGGTTCGACTCGACGAGGGCGCGCGAGCCCGATCCCGCCGCCGCGCACCTCATTTCGGCGTCATCGTCTAGAATTTCGGCTGAATCATCGCGATCGCTCATTGCACGCCGCTCCTTTTCGTTGCATCGCTAGATTATTAGTCATGGCTAACTTCAAGGATATACCAGACTTCGCGCCCTCCGCAACCCTTTGGTCCGCCGAGGGAGCCGCTGCGGGCGCCCCGGCCGCCCCGGCAGCCCCGGCCTGCGCGGCGGCGAGCGCGCGGCGGGCGGGCGCTCGCCGCCGGCTCGACCCGCGCACGTCGCTCGCCGTCCTGCTCATGCTGAACCTCATCGCGTTCGCGCCGACGAAGCCGTGGACCGAGGTGGCGGCCGTGGCGCTGTGCGCCGCGACGATGATCTGGTGCGGCCGCGCGTCGGCGGCGCTGCGCTGGCTGGCAGCCTACGCGGCCGTCTTCGGGGCCAGTATGGCCGTCGCCGCCTTCCCGAACGAGGTGACCGCGTCGTTCGCGGCGATGATCGTCGTGTTCCGCCGCGTGTTCTGCGTGGGGATGTTCGCGTCGAACATGATCGCCACCACGCGCGTGGGCGAGATGGCCTCGGCGCTGCAGCGCGCGCACGTGCCGCGCGGCGGCGTGGTGGCGCTGTGCGTGGCGCTCAGGTTCTTCCCCACGATGGGCAAGGAGTTCTCGTCGGTGGCCGAGGCCATGAAGGTGCGCGGCATGGCGCTGTCGCCCGCGACGGTGCTGCGGCATCCGGCGCTGACGGCGGAGAACCTCATGGTGCCCGTGATGAGCCGGCTGGCCATCGTGGCCGACGAGCTGTCGAACGCGGCCATCGTGCGCGGCATCGACTCCGCGGCGGCGCGCACGTCCTACTACGAGCTGCGCTTCGGGCCGGCGGACGCCCTGTTCGCCGCCCTGTTCGGCGCCGTGGTCGCGTGCGTGGCGCTCATCAAGCTGGGGGTGATCGCGTGAGCGCGCAGGCCGACGCGGCGCTTTCGTTCGACCGGGCGGGCTTCACCTACGCCGGCGCCCGCGAGCCCGCCCTCGCCGACGTGTCCCTGAGCGTGCCCGCAGGGCAGTGCGTGGTGCTCACCGGCGGCTCCGGCTGCGGCAAGACCACGCTCACGCGCCTGGCGAACGGGCTGATCCCCGTCTCCTACGACGGGGAGCTGACCGGGTCGGTGCGCATCGCCGGCAAGGACGCGGGGTCGTGGGAGATGGACGCGCTGTGCCGGCGCGTGGGTTCGGTGTTCCAGAATCCCCGCAGCCAGTTCTTCAACCTGGACACCACCTCGGAGGTGGCGTTCGGCTGCGAGAACCTCGGGCTCTCGCGCGCCGAGATGCACCGGCGCGTGGACGGTGCCTTCGCCCTGCTGGGCATCGAGCACCTGCGCGACCGCGACATCCGCGCGCTCTCGGGCGGCCAGCGCCAGATGGTGGCCATCGCCTCGGTGTGCGCGATGGGCCCCGACGTCTTCGTGCTGGACGAGCCCACGGCGTCGCTCGACGTGGGCGCCATACTCCAGCTGGCCGAGGCGGTCGCGCGGCTCAAGGCCGCGGGCAAGACCGTGCTCGTGGCCGAGCACCGGCTGTGGTGGCTCGCGGGCATCGCCGACCGGGTGGTGGTGATGCGGGGCGGGCGCGTCGTGCGCGACGCGGACGCCGCCGCCTTCGCGCGGATCGGCGAGGACGAGCGCGCGCGGCTGGGCCTGCGCGCCTGGGACCTGGCGCGCGTGTCGCCGGCGCGCCGCGGCGACGGCTCCGCCGCGTCGGGCGCGCGCGCCGCCGACGAGGCCCCCGCGCTCGACGCGGCCGGCCTCGAGGCGGGCTACGGCCGCGACGCGCCCGTGCTGCGCGGGGCGGGCCTGCGGCTGGACGCCGGGACGGTGACGGCGCTCGTGGGCAGGAACGGCGCGGGCAAGACCACGCTGTCGCGCTGCCTGGTGGGGCTGCACCGGGAGCGCGCGGGCAGCGTCCGCTTCTGCGGCGAGGAGCCGCGCCGCCGCGACCGGCCCGAGCACGCCTACCTCGTGATGCAGGAGACCGGCTACCAGCTGTTCAGCGACACCGTGCGCGGCGAGCTGCTGGGCGCGCTCACGCACGGCGGGCTGCGGCCCGCGCCCGACGGGGCGGACGGGCAGGCGGACCGTGCGCTCGCGCGCTTCGGCCTCGAGGACATCGCCGAGCGCCACCCGCTCTCGCTCTCGGGAGGGCAGCGCCAGCGGCTGGTCATCGCCGTCGGCATCCTGCAGGGCGCCCGCGTGCTCGTGCTCGACGAGCCCACGAGCGGGCTCGACTTCGGCACCATGGGGCGCGTGGCCGACGAGGTGCGCCGGGCGCGCGACGCGGGAGCGTGCATCGTCGTGGTCACCCACGACTACGAGTTCGTCTGCGCCGCCTGCGACCAGGTGGCCGTGCTCGAGGACGGCGTCGTGTCCGACGTGCTGCCCGTGCGCGGCGAGGCCCTCGGGCGCATCCGGCGCGCGATCGGCATCGACGGGCGGGCGCGCCCGCTCTGACCGAAGGCATCGACCATTTCAAGAGAAGGAGATACGCATATGGCAACGACGACGGTTGCCGCCTCTTCGGGCGGCGCGAACGCGAAGGGCAAGCTGGTGGGGAAGGACTACATCACGCTGGCCATCTTCGGGGTGCTCCTGTTCCTCGTGTTCATGGTGTTCGCGATGGTGCTGGGCATGAACGCGAACCTGTTCTGGTTCACGCACGCGTGCGGCTCGCTCATCGGCGGCATCGTGTGGATGTACGTGGCCGCGAAGGTGCCCAAGCGCGGCGCGTTCGCCATCATGTCCGCGATCGTCGCGGTGGTGGCGCTGCTGCTGGGCATGCTGTGGACCGGCCCGGTGGGCATCGTGGCGGGCGGCCTGCTGGCCGAGCTCGTGGCGGGGGCCGGCAGCAAGCGCACCACGCTTCGCTGCCTGGCGGCGTTCGCGGTGTGGACGCTGTGCTTCTGGGTGGGCCAGGAGTCGATGATCTTCCTAGCGGGCGACGCCTACGTGCAGATCGTGGTCGATTCCGGCATGAGCGCCGAGTACGGCCAGGGGCTCGTCGACTTCATCCACGGCCCGCTCGCACTGGTGGCGCTGGCCGCGACCGCGGTGTGCCCCTTCGTGGGCGGCTGGATCGGCTCGAAGCTGTTCAAGAAGCACTTCGCCAAGATCTCGGCCTGAGCGCCGCACCTTTCGGCCGACGAGGCGCCGAACGAACGGCTCCCTTTCGGGGGAGCCGTTCTCTTTTTCGGCGGCATCGTCCAATCGGCATCGACGTGCAGCGGATTTCGGCGGGATCGCTATTATGTTCTCTTAGGCTAACAATAAGCACGTTACGGCAAGGAAAGGAACGAATCGTGTCAAGACCGCAGAATCCCATCGTGCGGCTGCTGGAGTTCGCCGGGCCCCACAAGCGCTTGACCATCGCGGGCTGCGCGCTCTCGGCGCTCAACGCCGTGCTGGCCATCGCGATGCTCGTGTGCGTGTGGTTCGTCGTGCGCGACCTCGTGGCCGTCGCCCCGGCGTGGGGCGAGGCGCGGCAGGCCCCGGTGTACGGCGCCTGGGCGCTGGCCTTCGCGCTCGCGGGCCTCGTCGTGTACTTCGCCGCGCTCATGTGCACGCACCTCGCCGCGTTCCGCACGGCGACGAACATGCGCAAGGCGGCGCTCGAGCACCTCGCGAAGGTGCCGCTCGGCTACTTCTCCGTCCGCTCCACCGGCGAGCTGCGCCGCGTCATCGAAGGGTCCACCGGGCTCACCGAGGGCGTGCTGGCGCACCGCATCCCCGATTTCGTGGGCGCGCTGGTCACGCCCGTGGCCTACCTCGTCGTCATGTTCGTGTTCGACTGGGTCATGGGCCTCGTGTGCCTCATCCCCGTGCTCGCCTCCGCCTTCTGCATGTTCCTCATGATGGGCGGCGGTTTGGGCGGCAAGGACGGCGAGGGCAACTCCAACGCCATGCAGTTCATGATGAACTACCAGAACGCGCTCGACAAGATGAACAAGGCCGCCGTGGAGTACGTGCGCGGCATCCCCGTGGTGAAGGTGTTCCAGCAGACCGTCCACTCGTTCAGGGCGTTCCGGGAGTCCATCGTGGCCTACTGCGACTTCGCCACCGCCTACGTGAAGCTGTGCGAGGGCCCGCAGGTGGCGCAGCTCGTCGCCATCAACGCGACGTTCTTCGTGCTCGTGCCGGCGGGCATCCTGCTGGCGGGCGCGGCGGGCGACTTCGGCGCGTTCCTCACGAACTTCCTGTTCTACGTCATCTTCTCGGCGCTCACCACCATGATGATGAGCAAGATCATGTACTCGTCGCAGGCGGTGACCGAGGCGCAGGACGCGGTGAGCCGCATCGACGGCATCCTGTCGGCGCCGCTCATGGCCGAGGTGGACCCGGCCCGGGCCGAGGCGCCCGCCGACGACGCCATCGACTTCGACCACGTCACGTTCTCCTATCCGGGCGCCGACGCGCCCGCGCTCGAGGACGTCGTGCTGCACGTGCCCTCGGGCGCCACGGTGGCGCTCGTGGGGCCGTCGGGCGGCGGCAAGACCACCGCGGCCTCGCTCGTGCCGCGCTTCTGGGACGCGAGCGCGGGGCGGGTGCTCGTGGGCGGCGTCGACGTGCGGTCCATCCCGCAGGCCGAGCTCATGGAGCGCGTGGCCTTCGTGTTCCAGAACGACAAGCTGTTCAAGCAGAGCCTGCTGGACAACATCCGCGCCGCGCGGCCGGAGGCGACGCGCGAGGAGGTGGAGGCGGCCGCGCACGCGGCGCAGTGCGACGACATCGTGGCGAAGCTGCCGCAGGGGCTCGACACCGTGGTGGGCGCCCGCGGCGTGTACCTCTCGGGCGGCGAGTGCCAGCGCATCGCGCTTGCGCGCGCCATCCTGAAGGACGCGCCCATCGTGGTGCTCGATGAGGCCACGGCCTTCGCCGACCCCGAGAACGAGGCGCTCATCCAGCGCGCGCTGGGGGTGCTGTGCGCGGGCAAGACCGTGCTCATGATCGCGCACCGGCTGTCCACCGTGGCCGGCGCCGACGCCATCTACGTGCTGGACGGCGGCCGCCTCGTGGAGCAGGGGACCCACGCCGAGCTGGTGGAGGCGGGCGGCTTGTACGCGCGCATGTGGGCCGACTATCGAACCTCGGCGCAATGGCGCATCGGAAAGGAGGGCGGCTATGCTGCGTGATTCCCTGGGCCTCACCGACGTGGGCGCGAAGAACTTCAGGCGCGGCGTGTTCTTCTGCACGCTGGCGAACCTCGTGCTCATGGCCCCGATCGGCATCCTGTTCCTGCTGGTGAGCGACTTCATGGACCACCTCGTGGCGGGGGCCCCGCTGCCCGCGCTGGCGCCGTACCTCGCGGGGTGCGTCGGCATCCTCGCGCTCATGGTCCTCACCCAGTGGGCCGAGTACGCGAACACGTACCACAAGGTGTACGAGGAGAGCGCCCGCAAGCGCACCGACCTGGCCGAGCACCTGCGCCGGCTGCCGCTGTCGTTCTTCGGGCGGCGCGACCTGTCCGACCTCACGAACGCCATCATGAAGGACTGCTCCGACCAGGAGCGCATGTTCATGCACGTCATGCCGCAGCTGTTCGGCACGGGCCTGTCCACGGCCATCGTCATCGTCGGCATCTTCTTCTACGACTGGCGTCTGGCGCTCGCGGCGTTCTGGGTGGTGCCCGCGGCGCTGCTCGTGATGGCGCTCACCGGGAAGCGCCAGCAGCGCAAGGCGCAGGCGATGGAGGACGCGCGCCTCGAGGTGGCCGACGGCGTGCAGGAGTTCCTGGAGTGCGCGCAGGAGATCCGCGCCACGAACCGCTCGGCGGCGCATCTGGACGCGCTCGCGGCCAAGCTCGACGCGTTCGAGCGCAGGCAGGTGGCGTCCGAGCTGACCACCGGCGTGTTCGTCACCTCGGCGCAGGCGTTCCTCAAGCTGGGCATCGGCACCACCGTCTTCGTGGGCGCGACGCTGCTCGTGTCCGGGCAGACGGACTTCATGACCTACTTCGCCTTCCTGCTCGTGGTCACGCGCGTGTACGATCCGGTGAACCTCATCCTGCAGTCCATCGGCGAGCTGCTGAGCATGCGGCTGTCCATCAGGCGCACGCAGGAGCTGGCCGCCGAGAAGCCCATGGAGGGCTCCACCGACTTCGCGCCGCGAGGCCACGACGTGGTGTTCGAGGACGTGTCGTTCTCGTACGGCGACGGCGAGCAGGTGCTGAGGGACGTGTCGTTCACCGCCCGCGAGGGCGAGGTGACGGCGCTCGTGGGCCCGTCCGGGTCGGGCAAGTCCACGGTGGCGAAGCTGGCGGCGCGCTTCTGGGACGCCGACGCGGGGTCGGTGCGCGTGGGCGGCGTGAACGTGGCCGACGTGGACCCCGAGACGCTGCTGGCCGACTACGCCGAGGTGTTCCAGGACGTGGTGCTGTTCGACGACACGGTGATGGGCAACATCCGCCTGGGGCGGGTCGGCGCAACCGACGAGGAGGTGCTGGCGGCGGCGCGGGCGGCGATGTGCGACGAGTTCGTGAGCCGCATGCCGCAGGGCTACGACACGATGATCGGCGAGAACGGCGGGCGGCTGTCGGGAGGGGAGCGGCAGCGCATCTCCATCGCGCGCGCCATCCTGAAGGACGCGCCGGTGGTGCTGCTCGACGAGGCCACGGCCTCGCTCGACGTGGAGAACGAGACGCAGGTGCAGCAGGCGCTGTCCAGGCTGCTGGCCGGCAAGACCGTGCTGGTCATCGCGCACCGCATGCGCACCGTGGCGAACGCCGACAAGGTGGTGGTGCTCAAGGAGGGGCGCGTCGCCGAGCAGGGCGCGCCCGCCGAGCTCATGGCGCGCGAGGGAGGGCTGTACCGGCGCATGGTGGAGCTGCAGACCGCGTCGGCAGGCTGGTCGATCGCTTCCTGACGGCGCCTCGCGCACGTCCGCCCGAGCGCGTTCGGGCAGGTTCGGGCAGGTTCGGCGGCCCCGGCGGGATTCCTGCCGGGGCCGTTTCCCTGGGGGGAGTTGTGGAGAAACAAACGGTACCTGTTGAAAACCCCTTGAAATCTAACAGGTACCGGTTTATCCTCGTGTCCGGAAAGAATGACCGGTACCTGTTGTACATGGCAGGGAACGGGCCGGCCGCTGGGAAAGGACTATGCTCCGATGGAATTGCTCGAGATCATCCTGCTGTTGCTGGGCGCGGTGCTCGCGTCGTCCGTGCTCGACCAGATGATGCCCCGCGTGTCGCTGCCCCTCGTGCAGATCGCGCTCGGCGCGGCCATCGCAGCGCTGTGGGCGGGCCCTTTGGAGGTGCATATCGACCCCGAGCTGTTCCTCGTGCTGTTCATAGCGCCGTTGCTGTTCGACGAGTCGCGGCGGGCGAGCAAGCGGGATCTGTGGGCGAGCAAGGGCGGCATCGTGTCCCTGGCCGTGGGGCTGGTGCTGGCCACCGTGCTGGCGGTGGGCTTCGCGCTGCACTGGCTCGTGCCCTCGGTGCCGCTGGCCGCCGCGTTCGCGCTGGGCGCCGCGCTCGGGCCGACCGACGCCGTCGCGGTGTCGGCGCTGTCGCGCGACATCCGCCTGAGCAGCCGCCAGGAGGCGCTGCTGTCCGGCGAGGCGCTGCTGAACGACGCCTCGGGCGTGGTGTCGTTCCAGTTCGCCATCGCCGCGGCCGTCACCGGGGCGTTCTCGCTGAGCGAGGCGACGTCGACGTTCGCCGTGTCGTTCGCGGGCGGCCTCGCGCTGGGCGTGGTGCTGGGCCTGGCGGCGCGGTTCCTCG is a genomic window containing:
- a CDS encoding twin-arginine translocase TatA/TatE family subunit, giving the protein MKILGMGVPELLIILAVILLIFGPKNLPKLGASVGKTVKSLREGLGGGEKLVEADDEEELVEEVVEEAAPAAAPKKTVKVAKKAEKVA
- a CDS encoding helix-turn-helix transcriptional regulator; its protein translation is MRFGLRADRKGDSRSLWVIGGFVCNEGFVFSLFYMGENRAFGDGPFAFERADLLGTLLCMLLAFALLRLASPRARDALLSRPLVWCYAGLLVLGSLMPVIAGDGNHGIVLESLLVGVPAGLMLAAWGRALGRRPVGDSVPEVFVAAAVAAGVCLVMAAIPVPQALFALKLLPLGSALALRGLLPARAASSDAGSEGGSLSFGDLLATKEQRDETARLSKKIIAGTALFGLGAGFMETFGSDPGMASTPTVIASLLLLILFCVAALQLLAAGGLGKGGAAPGGERKAGAAVDGPLDGVYRLAVLVMMAGFLFVPVLGSFGVPGEAIVLAGYLGLTFVLVSLFLVMAKITGQDAAVSFARGFAALYAGEMAGIACGNGIELLEPAGQVPYAVAAFAGLAALYAYLFLFTERDFRALSVIVRDADRFDDACRLIASTYGLSKREAEILPLALKGRTGERIAAEFFISKSTVDTHLRRIYVKTGMHGRQELIDLGERTARDLSQRG
- a CDS encoding GGDEF domain-containing protein, whose protein sequence is MEGKRAKRGLNRVDVQVCIIVAVVVALSFLCVYAFNYSVTYHEMIDTLKERSDSIEHYVEDALDKATFSGIDSAEDMDDESYRSMKKALEAVKEATGVRYLYTAKRTDDGSFVYVVDGLSSKSDDFREPGDPIEEEIVPDMERALGDEVVYPADIKDTGWGYVFVAYYPIHEGDEVIGVLGIEFDAQRQYETFRIVRLGTPAIAVAFCMLAIVIAFFAFRRVSNPWYRDMANTDYLTGLKNRNAFEVDVANWERSEGRACAGIVSADLDGLKGMNDTRGHAAGDELIKRAAAVLAEACADAGAVYRVGGDEFAACYFDLDEERAAAVAERIRAACARHRAQGLPLSMSVGWALRLPGERVEDLLLRADRRMYEEKQRARAGR
- a CDS encoding helix-turn-helix domain-containing protein, which encodes MSDRDDSAEILDDDAEMRCAAAGSGSRALVESNLIGVGGDPAARSRAAYLAQRTSLADGLGSNGPFTVHDIYETQIASMHGVRVEAAERGRVGMLWEIDERYGQGTYWYYPLGDDLSVAIFDLQFNREVGFTCQTPDLFCFGSYGRNMVPYFGITDDPADRTLLGYAWKSQPYGQVTKADERLDVTSICMLPKGLQRLSLACHCDPLVLSRAIASLDGMQDVPGLNMVFDEMKRARPSSITAPAYYEAKVTEAAAMLLDWSLANARGAASAIRAADRSALNLTRAHIREHLDRAVPSSELCRIACMSASKLTRLFKQAEGMTPQEYARTLRMERACELLGDTDLSMAEIAARLGFARQGSFSEAFKERFGATPQEFRALRAARRSAR
- a CDS encoding energy-coupling factor transporter transmembrane component T family protein; amino-acid sequence: MANFKDIPDFAPSATLWSAEGAAAGAPAAPAAPACAAASARRAGARRRLDPRTSLAVLLMLNLIAFAPTKPWTEVAAVALCAATMIWCGRASAALRWLAAYAAVFGASMAVAAFPNEVTASFAAMIVVFRRVFCVGMFASNMIATTRVGEMASALQRAHVPRGGVVALCVALRFFPTMGKEFSSVAEAMKVRGMALSPATVLRHPALTAENLMVPVMSRLAIVADELSNAAIVRGIDSAAARTSYYELRFGPADALFAALFGAVVACVALIKLGVIA
- a CDS encoding ABC transporter ATP-binding protein; amino-acid sequence: MSAQADAALSFDRAGFTYAGAREPALADVSLSVPAGQCVVLTGGSGCGKTTLTRLANGLIPVSYDGELTGSVRIAGKDAGSWEMDALCRRVGSVFQNPRSQFFNLDTTSEVAFGCENLGLSRAEMHRRVDGAFALLGIEHLRDRDIRALSGGQRQMVAIASVCAMGPDVFVLDEPTASLDVGAILQLAEAVARLKAAGKTVLVAEHRLWWLAGIADRVVVMRGGRVVRDADAAAFARIGEDERARLGLRAWDLARVSPARRGDGSAASGARAADEAPALDAAGLEAGYGRDAPVLRGAGLRLDAGTVTALVGRNGAGKTTLSRCLVGLHRERAGSVRFCGEEPRRRDRPEHAYLVMQETGYQLFSDTVRGELLGALTHGGLRPAPDGADGQADRALARFGLEDIAERHPLSLSGGQRQRLVIAVGILQGARVLVLDEPTSGLDFGTMGRVADEVRRARDAGACIVVVTHDYEFVCAACDQVAVLEDGVVSDVLPVRGEALGRIRRAIGIDGRARPL
- a CDS encoding MptD family putative ECF transporter S component, producing MATTTVAASSGGANAKGKLVGKDYITLAIFGVLLFLVFMVFAMVLGMNANLFWFTHACGSLIGGIVWMYVAAKVPKRGAFAIMSAIVAVVALLLGMLWTGPVGIVAGGLLAELVAGAGSKRTTLRCLAAFAVWTLCFWVGQESMIFLAGDAYVQIVVDSGMSAEYGQGLVDFIHGPLALVALAATAVCPFVGGWIGSKLFKKHFAKISA
- a CDS encoding ABC transporter ATP-binding protein; amino-acid sequence: MSRPQNPIVRLLEFAGPHKRLTIAGCALSALNAVLAIAMLVCVWFVVRDLVAVAPAWGEARQAPVYGAWALAFALAGLVVYFAALMCTHLAAFRTATNMRKAALEHLAKVPLGYFSVRSTGELRRVIEGSTGLTEGVLAHRIPDFVGALVTPVAYLVVMFVFDWVMGLVCLIPVLASAFCMFLMMGGGLGGKDGEGNSNAMQFMMNYQNALDKMNKAAVEYVRGIPVVKVFQQTVHSFRAFRESIVAYCDFATAYVKLCEGPQVAQLVAINATFFVLVPAGILLAGAAGDFGAFLTNFLFYVIFSALTTMMMSKIMYSSQAVTEAQDAVSRIDGILSAPLMAEVDPARAEAPADDAIDFDHVTFSYPGADAPALEDVVLHVPSGATVALVGPSGGGKTTAASLVPRFWDASAGRVLVGGVDVRSIPQAELMERVAFVFQNDKLFKQSLLDNIRAARPEATREEVEAAAHAAQCDDIVAKLPQGLDTVVGARGVYLSGGECQRIALARAILKDAPIVVLDEATAFADPENEALIQRALGVLCAGKTVLMIAHRLSTVAGADAIYVLDGGRLVEQGTHAELVEAGGLYARMWADYRTSAQWRIGKEGGYAA